ACTAAGGATGCTTTCATGAACACAAGTTTCAATCTTCCTAGccaaataatttattattagaATCTGTCTTCCCTTTGAGTACTGAGtaaaaacagaaatttaaattcagtataCAATGATTGTCAATggtatatttataaaaagttcTTTCAAGTCTAAGGCACCTTACAGTTTTAACACCAAGCTAACGATGACACCCTCCCTTTAATTCGCAGCCTGAACTCCCACATGGTCAACAAATAACCTGAGGGCATTTAACTATTTAACACTTGGAAAGAAATtctttataaattagatatgtgtgccttttttaaattttattcgtATTTGTGACATAATATACGTGACATGTGACGAAGTAAAatctaaattattgaaatattttgaagatGAATGGAAAACGAGAACGAGGTCTCTTCCTTAACTTAGGACATACGTGTTGTTTAAACACACTTGTCAATCAGAACCCTACGTAACAATGAACATAACCAAACAGGCGCAGTTTTTGGTGCCACATTTCAGATGTGGAATCCTTCCTCCCAGAGTTGAAACTGGTCGTTATACGAAATGAACCTCTTCAAGAAAGTTGTTGTGTTTTGTGTAAAAAGCAGAACAattgaagataaaaaaatatttcattttgaattgcaaaTTTTTACGAAAATAATAGAATTTCTTCCTCTCATGATGTAAACGTATATAAAAATCTAGATCAAACTGTCaacttaaatattattatagaaACAATTCAATAACGTACCctcaaatgttttaatttgatttatttagtaaaacaaagtaatctGTACATATCAAAGTAAACTCATGCACTCAACCTACTGTATATACTTAgtctaatatttttataatctaAGATTTCAAAGTGATATATAGGTCAAATGGGCCAGGAGTACTTCAgttatgtataatattgtaaaGCAATATACTTTTGACATACACATgtcacatgtcactataataaaatatttacttatttatatatatatatatatatatatatatatatatatatatatatatatatatatatatatatatatatatatatatatatatatatttctacgATTACCGGgtatatacaaaaacaaaaaactgaaaatgATTTCCAGCATTGTATTAATTCAAAAGTGTTGTTAGTCTTAGCattaatttagtttttctcagtcgtacttatatttcaaatactgTTGGACAAAATCgtatgatatttaaaaactaAGAAATGGATATTTGCATCACTCATTCTAATTCAGGATTCCGTAATTTACGTTTCgtcgaaaaaatattttaaactgaaGTTTTAACACATCAAGTAGCCATTATCTAGAGGTTAGGTTCCTATAGTAACAAGCAGTAATTGCCAATCATTgccaataaaaataattaaaacaaaataccatGTTGTCTATTAATCAAAGGTTATTGAAtcaaaacaatatatggttCTAGCAAAAAGATACCACTGTTTcttaataatcttttaaaattggtTAATTAACCACATTGACTTTGAACAGTTCTTTGATTACGCTGGGGATTAAATTGAATATTCATAGTCATTTCTGTGTTGGACCATCGCCTTCATTCGGTATTTTGAGACATCTGCGGTGTATGAAGGTGAAATATCGTCGAATTTCGAGTCtatgattatttttctataattctaCTTCTTGCGctgttgacatttttaagtgattATGTGTCTGGGGTCGATGCATACTCACTCTTCTACCTTACTTATTCAAATCATACTTAATTGGCGAGAGATCCGGAGATTTTTGGAAAACAGTATAGAATATCTacgttgttttgattttttgattaCGAAAATTCGTGTACTGTTGTATTGTCCACAAAGACTGTTCAACCAGGATTGTTGGTGAtccaatatttcattttcaataatgtaaaataccccataaacatctttttttgtgtttattatgAATATCAGTGGATATGTATTTGTACAATTTATTTCACCTTGGGAATAATTTTACtctcatggctgctttaaataCGGTCGGTCACATGATCAATATCCATAAAAcccaaaataaataatattttgaactgCAACTGAACTACACGTACATGTTTGAAGATCATATCAATAATCAAGGGAGAATGTCACATTTAGACTTTTTTAACACAAGTGTTAAATGTCTTtggaatatttgatttttatgacaTTCCTGCTCGCGTAATCGCAAACAAAAAGGTTATCATTAATGTCCACACATAGACCTATAGGATCACAGCTACCAATGTAACAGAGAAATCGTCCTTCGTGATCAAGAATGTGGATACAATGGTTGTTacagtctgctgtcaggatactactctgactgtctgttgtgataccCTGGGGTAAAAGTATTTGGTTCTTGGTAACTGAGGGATGACCGGTGTATCTCCATCTGAGTTTCCCGGCCTCAttaaccaccactactgcacctGCCTTATAATCAGCAACACAGATGTCATGATTTCTGTTCTCGGTAATGTACTTAAGGTGGGCATTCCCGGAGTACAAAGGTTTACCTTCATCGtcaaattgaattgtttgtttttcgGTAAATCCTGAGTAACGGACAACTTTGGATTGAGTTGCATCATCACTGTACATGGTAACTAGGAGATCACCAGTAGAGGTGACACACAGATTACGAGGCGCCCATCCCTTTAATCTGATCAACTCTTCTGCCCGTTCATTCTTTACTTTATACACTGTCTTTACTCTTACGTCAGAGAACAGTATATCCCCATCACCGTCAACAGCTATATCATTTGGGTGCCTCAGAAATTTGATCGTACGGAGGAGATCACCTTTTATATTAAAGCATTTGATACCATCAAATCCACCACAGGTCCAGAAGATCTCATCATTTAAACAGATTACATTGTATAGAGCTTTAAACCCAGTCTGTATTGTGGCAATAAGTTCAGGTTTAGCCAGCAGCTCTTTGAGTGAAATCGTTGCTTGGGTTATTGACAATACATTTTCTTGTATGGCATTACATAATGGTATGATCTGTCCaaagaaattatataaatgCTCATGGTCAATTGGTTTAGGAATGAATGTTGGCAGCAATACATTAACCCTGGGT
This genomic window from Crassostrea angulata isolate pt1a10 chromosome 8, ASM2561291v2, whole genome shotgun sequence contains:
- the LOC128158819 gene encoding uncharacterized protein LOC128158819, giving the protein MEPRSTAQDVHRCDLCETAIVHSYCDFCHVNLCKPCVVDHISDGYDKHKIVSFNERRTTLIYPKCGTHSNKHCELHCKDCGSFVCSSCMASEQHIGHRFVEVKHEFETKKEIIKKDKIELGNSISPKYEEIAFELENQLANLDGGYRKITTEISKQGDEWHREINIVINKMKTEINEIRLKHESILKEHLNEIKHMQSLIRETLIVLGELEKSTEISTAIEYISKIQTFSKLPPRVNVLLPTFIPKPIDHEHLYNFFGQIIPLCNAIQENVLSITQATISLKELLAKPELIATIQTGFKALYNVICLNDEIFWTCGGFDGIKCFNIKGDLLRTIKFLRHPNDIAVDGDGDILFSDVRVKTVYKVKNERAEELIRLKGWAPRNLCVTSTGDLLVTMYSDDATQSKVVRYSGFTEKQTIQFDDEGKPLYSGNAHLKYITENRNHDICVADYKAGAVVVVNEAGKLRWRYTGHPSVTKNQILLPQGITTDSQSSILTADCNNHCIHILDHEGRFLCYIGSCDPIGLCVDINDNLFVCDYASRNVIKIKYSKDI